gcCATGGCATCTTTTGGGATTGGTTGGGGTTCTTTTGCCAAGACAAGTATATAAAGCAGGTTGTAGCCCAATCACTCAATATAGTTTTTAAAGCGAAAATTCTATGGAAAAAACCTCTCAACATCTCCACCCCATCTAATAGTTaaattaggccatgtctacactacaaaattttgTCGATCTAACTTACGTATGCATACAGTCACCGTAGTTATTAAATCGCTTGCGTatgtgcacacttggctccttaTGTCAGcagtgcgtgtcctcaccaggagttcTTGTACCAATTGAATTGTCAGTgtagggcattgtgggatggcttttGAAAGGCAGTAACAGTCGACGGAAGTAACTCAATTTACACTTCATTGACCCAATTTCATCGACCTTGATTCTACCCTATTCGGGGAAGTGGTGTTACTAACCTGGTGTAGAGGGACACTTACGGTGGGGGGatccaaatttaagtgaagacatttCCACAGTGCGGTTGATGCAatgcagcttacattgacctaactgtatagcatagaccaggcctcaaaTGTACAGCCAAAACCAAATCTTTTCAGCAGCCCTAGTACAATAATGACTGATCTCTAAGTAATAGTCTGAATTTATAATTCAGCAACACATTAAAAAGTTGGAATAAGTGAACTACTATGAGAGTCCATTGGAATTTCATGTGTATTCACCTAAAGAGAGCCCAAAGAAACCAATGAGCAAAACAGCAAGCTGTCATATTAATATTATACTTAATCTTGGGAAATTAATTTTACTAAACCTATGTATTTCAAAATAGTTAAATATGCGATTTATTTGTTTATGAATATTTGTTGCTTTCTCATCCTGCATTAATATTGTGTTGGTATAATCTCGCTGATTTTGAAGGAAGAAGGTGCACTAGTGTCACAGAGCACTGAGTCTCACCCAGGTGAATGTTTTGTTTAGCTTATAATTATTACTAGAATTGCATTGCTTTGACATTGTGATTTTATGGGATTTAAATGATTGCTGCTTAATTTTATTGCATTATAGCATTTTGATTGTCCCTGAATATTGTAATTACTATGATTTTTCTCCCAACTAAAGAGTTATGCAAATCTCATACATGCAGAAGCCCATGCTATTTTAACAGGGCTTCTGATTTAAAGATATTCTTCaatttgtatatttatttatttatttattcatttattcatttAAGAAAAGGACGGTGATCTAAAGACTCAGATTGACAAGCTGTGGCTAGAAGTAAATTCCCTGAAAGAAATGCAGGCACTTCAGACAGGTAAAACATGTTTTATTAGTCTGTTTTTACTAGGAAATGTCACtaaacattttttcagtgaaaccaaacattcccctgccccccccccataatgTTCATTGAGGAATCGTGCTTCTTTGACAAGTGGGATTCCTTAGCAACACGGCACTCAGATGTTGCCAACATCTTCCACTTGATGAAGCCAGCAATGGCCGGGACTTTGGAAGAGCCATGCTGCCATACCTTGTCTATTGCCACACGGGGAAGCATagccaaaaataaataagatttaaTAAATGAGACTGTTGTGCAAACCAGGCATTGAATGtaatctctctcttttaaaaggCCTTTCTTGTTTTAAATCACCTTGGGTCACTTGAAATTAGCATTTGAAGGGAGGAGGTTGGTGGAAAAAGTGACTGGAAATGAAGCCCTAACGAATTTTACGCCCTATGTATGTTATCCTGCCAGTGGCAATATTTATCTATTGCCCAAACACAGATTTGAATTATGAATTTCCAATCAATATCTGATGATCAGGACATACTGTAAAACTAGCCCTTTAGCACTTTCTGTCTTCCATTTATTTACTAGGGACTAGGCTTAGCTAATGCATAACATGCTTTACTTTGGCACTTAAATGTCACAAGTTTGAAAAGACCTTTAGATCCTTGTCATTGGTGTGAAGCCAAGAATACACCTACTTCCTGACAACTAAACCAGCTCTGCCAACAATACAAACATCCATTTCTCCTCAGCGTACGTTATGAACCCGATGAGGTGAAGTCAAATGTGTGAAGTTGGCAGCAGGgactatttacaaaaaaaatgaaGTTAAACAAACAACAGGCCTACATCatcttcctgtgtatgtgtgttctCAAACAGCAGCATAAATAATCCTTGAGGAAATTACGTTCCTGGCTGGATCCAGGCTGAGAATGATGACCAAAGTAGATTAATATAAAAAGCttacaggtgggattttcaatagCCCCTTCTGGAATTAAGATCAcaatcccactgaaagtcaatatgACTTGTAGGCCTTGCTCccttaggggcttttgaaaatctcccactAAAATGTCAACTCTGTTCTGGAACAGCCCTAGCCATTTTGCCAGCTGGGGCGAAAAATGTTCTTGGTGCTCTGCCCACCCCCACAAACCTGCCCACGAGCAGccaaatacacaaaataaaaaaataaacccaagtGGCGCTGCCCTGCTCACCTGCCCTTAGAACCGGTCCAGACCCTATTCTAATATGTGACTCAATTTCTTAATCAATTTGCTCAACCATATCTATTCACAGTCTGTCTTCGTGGAACAAAGATCCATAAGAAGTGCTACCTGGCATCAGAAGGTGCCAAGCATTTCCATGAAGCCAATGAAAACTGCATAGCCAAGGGAGGGACACTGGCTATCCCCAGAGATAATGATGAAACCAACTCCCTTCAAGACTATGGCAAGAAAAGTCTGCCAGGGGTTGCAGACTTTTGGCTGGGTATCACCGACATGGTAAACGAAGGGAAATttgttgatgtcaatggaatgGCTCTAAACTATTTCAACTGGGATCGCTCCCAACCAAGTGGGGGAAAGCGTGAAAACTGTGTCTTGTTTTCCCAGTCATCTCAAGGCAAGTGGCGGGATGAAGTCTGCCGTACTGTCAAAAGATATATTTGTGAATTTCTGATCCCGTAATTCCATTCCCATTACCTGCACCAATATTTGGTTATTAATGTGCAGGTTTTGCATGTTAGTAGTTCCTTCCATTTACAGTGATGAATTGAAAATACTTATTGAAATGCACATCTCCCACAATACACACACCTTGCCCTAAGGCAGgaattttctttattaatttattttccattcaACTGCTAAAAAGGTTGTGTTTACTGACGTTTCTCACCATGCAACTGTCGCATATCCTGTATGTGAGTAtacataatgttttgttttgagatgTATTGCATCATATTTTGCCATATCTCACAGTCTGATGTTCATGTTATCAACATCGTAAAGTCAAAATCCATCTTTCAGACCCACACTACATATCTCTATAGGTTAGTGTTTGCTTGAACCCCAGGCAGAACTCTGGTCAATATTTATGAAAGTTCCATACATGGAACATTCACTAGAGAGTGAAGTTTGCCAACATGAGGCTACGGAAGCTTAAGTAGAACTTTAGTGGTGTATAAACCTCTGCAAATTCATGGAATTCATCTGCTGGAGCTCAACGATGTAGCACTGAGATAAGATTTTgatttaaaggaagaaaaaaatgaatagaaGCTGATATTATTCTGAAAGATTATGGAGTTAAAAATGACACATTCCTAGAAAGTGGGGGAAATATTCCCACTAGTGATCGAGACATCCGCCCAGCTTGAAATGTTTGCTTCCACTCTgattgattttattatttttaaatgtaaagcatGTCATTCAGAATGTTCTTCTGCCCATTTGGAAGTGCAACGTCGGGGCTAGATCATGCTTTCAGCTTGCCATCCATAATAAGGGGCAGTGCACAAACACACCACCCAGCAGGAGCAGTATGCTCAAAGACATATGCCTTGTAGCATGCCCTGGTTGTAATGTGGGGGAGTAATTTGTGACCCTCCCCCTTTGCAGGGTGCAACATGCTAGTGGCAAACCAGCTCCGTTGACCGGCATATAGGGATAGGCGGAGCCATGGCTTCATCTGCTCCTTCCCACACCCCTCTCAGTTGCTCCTCCAGGGCCATATCTAGGGTACAGCCTCTGCACTCCACTCAAGGACGAGCATGGCAATTAACACAGTCCCAGTGTGGAACAAAGAGAGAAGGACTCTTTGCTCCTACCTACATTTTTATGAGCCTCATTATCCAGGGGACAATCTAGCCTCATGAAACGCCAGCTGTGAAAATCTTTTGTATGTACTGGTCATTTGGAAAATATTGTCCTTGTGCTTCTACACTGACTTGTTTACATGCAAATGCTAGTTAAGGACCTGATGTTTGGAAGTGGAGGAATTACACTCTTTATTTTTTGCTATTCTTAATCTTTCAAAAGAACTGTGAATAGTAAATAAATCCTATACATTTAGAGaaacaacagaaaaaaagaagCCAGCCATATACTTTGCTTTGCATCATCCAAGTATGCTTTATTTTAGTGGTATATACAATGCAGTTTGAAAATAACCTCTTGCATCCTAGAACCTGAATTCTGTTACTTGGAGGTCAACTCTTAGTTTCCCTTTTAATTATACAATAAATTTTAATTACTAATAAATCAAACATATTTGCTAATAAATTGCTAATAAATCAAACAATTCactagtggggttttttttgagaaTTTTTTGAGAACATGAAGACATGTACAATCAGCATTTCAAAGATAAAGTGTACAAGATTACATGTGTTGTGGTTCTGTAAATATTGTGTATACATCATGTATGGAGAGAATTCCATCAACACTGAGGCTGAGAGAAATCTGAGTGCCACTGCTATTCCATAATATCGAGTACCTAAGGAGGGCTTTGCTCAAGATGCATTGAGAAGACAGCGTACAGACACAAATTAGGTTTAGGATAGGGCTTGGATTCATGTTCAAAGCCAAATCTGGGCTAGGGTCAGAGTCTAATGTCACCAAAATCTTGTAAGACTCTGGTCCGAAATCATAAGAGTTCAGCTGTTCTTGTGTTATTTCTGCCATCTTGAGCTGAGTTTCTCATGTGACTTCAGCAGCATCAGATGCAGAAAATAGGTCCCTTCTGATTTCAGCTCCAACCAAGAACGAAAGCTATTGAAGGAGGTCTGGTGTCAGCAGTGGTGCAAACGGAATCCATTTCTTACCAGTACGGGGGGGCACATGACACCCTCACATGACCCTGCATGtgactcctccccgcccccagcccaaGACTCCCATGCTCTTCCCTTCCCATGATCCACACCCCTTACCTGGAGAAGCCCTGTGGGGGCTCCGTCCTCCTCCCGCTGCGCCTTCGGAACTGCAGcatggaaaggagcagaacgtggggccgctGGGCACCCCCATGCCAACAGCTCCCCCGGCGCTGCTGTACCGCCCCCTGAGCCCAGTCCTCTGGCAGGCCTGCTGTACAGAGGGAGGAGAccctgcatggaagggctgggggcaatACAGCTGTGCCGCAGGAGCTGCCGGCGTGGGGCTGCCCCATGGCCCTACGTTCTTTCTGGTACGCCGTAGCAGCTATAAATCTCTTGCTGGTACGGGGTACTGGGCCGTACCACCCTACTTGGTGTCAGCAACTCCGAATGAAGGTTCCACTTCCAGTGGGGCCCATCACTCGTATTTGTAAGTGGAATGTGATACCTTTGGGTAAATGTTTGCTCACCCACAGATTTCTCTAGCCAGCTAGGGCCAAGGTCCCATAATTTCTCACAAACTAATCACCGTTAGGGCTGGTTGGCACCTGGCTGGGAGACCACCAAAGACGATGCAAGATGCTGCCGCAGGAAATGGTGTAGTCCTTTTTGATAGGTGTCACTCCTCTCATTGATCCAGCAGTACGGCAGTAAAGGAATTGATATGTGTGGGGGATCTTCTTCCGGGTGAGATGCTACACCAAAATCCTGACCCGATCTAGTCTTTTGCTGTCCATGGCCCTTATCACAAGAGTAACAAGAGGAAGTGAGTTCTGTAGGCAGATTTCACCGTAGGTAGTTAGATTCTaactagctcacaaaagcttatgctcaaatttgttagtctctaaggtgccacaagtactccttttctttttgtaaattctcCTGCACTTTCAATCAGATAAGTTTTTCTCCTCATCTTTAGCTGTTATGTTGTGCTGCTGTCAAACAGCTGCCCTCTTCCATTCCAGCGACGGCCACACATCAATAGCGGGCAATGATACCTGGACATATAGAACCATcttatacatagaatcatagaatatcagagttggaagggacctcaggagatcatcttgtccaaccccctgctcaaagcaggaccaatcctcaatttttgccccagatccctaaatggccccctcaaggattgaacttgaaTAGTTATTATTACTGCACCTTCATTGGTGAAATAATTATTTCCCTAGATAAGCCTGCAATAGAGGCTTAACTGTCCTCCCTGCTAGCCATCCTCTGATTTAAATTATGGGAGCAAAGCAGGCTATCAGGATCTATCCATCTCTATTAAGCTCAGCAGATGCTATGATCCCCATTtggttttcattttggttttgaacTGTGATTTAAATAAATGGAGAGCCCTACAGTAGTTTAATATGGCCTCTTGAGTGCCGGTTCATTGGGTTAgttaattatataaatatatctgAAACTACATTATGTTCAACATGTAATTTCACCACTGTTTTGGAAACCTATTCACATGTGCAGTAGCACAAATATCTACCAAATCCCAAGGGGGTTACTCTTTATTTCTACTCAATTTTCATCCATTTACTTTAGGTAATAGCAATATAAACTGGTTATGGACACTACTGGGGGACATTTTTCCACAGACAGCAGATGTCATACACTTTGTTAAACAAACAGACATCTGTGCCAATTAATTAGTTCACAAAGTTACAGCCAGTATGGGGGACTCAGACTTAGGTCTTAACGCTCCCAGCCAGATGCTTTGTCTAATAACTGGAATATGTGAAGTAGACCAGAAGGATGGGGTGAAAAAGGCGGGGCAAAGAGAATGGAATGGCTGGCAGGAAGTTGAgggtgggcaggggagagagagtaaTTGGCGTAGATGGAGAGGAGGAACCAGAGTGATGGTAAGAGTCAATTTGCGGTAATTGGGCTAAAGCAAAGAatgtccctctccccccattcACTC
This genomic stretch from Lepidochelys kempii isolate rLepKem1 chromosome 12, rLepKem1.hap2, whole genome shotgun sequence harbors:
- the CLEC3A gene encoding C-type lectin domain family 3 member A; its protein translation is MAQTGLLIFLLISILLLDQATGQASKFKARKHSKRRVKEKDGDLKTQIDKLWLEVNSLKEMQALQTVCLRGTKIHKKCYLASEGAKHFHEANENCIAKGGTLAIPRDNDETNSLQDYGKKSLPGVADFWLGITDMVNEGKFVDVNGMALNYFNWDRSQPSGGKRENCVLFSQSSQGKWRDEVCRTVKRYICEFLIP